The Gardnerella leopoldii genomic interval TTTGTCAATCTCTATTATGCGAACATCTAAGGGAGATGCAATAGACGAATCTCCAGCACTTCGTGTTAGACAAGTAATGTTTGGTGATTCATCAAGTAATAAAGCAATATATCGCGCCTCAGCACAATTGTTATCTCATGCAGATAATGGCGCAATTTCAACGTTAAAGCAACTTGGAATTGGCGGTATTTATATTGTTAATAGTTCAGAAAATAAGCAGGTTTCCCATAAAACTTCTATGTCAATACAACAATTGTTACATCCTTCTGTGCAAACTGTAAGTAATGTTAACAAAGAAGCTACTGAACAATTAATTGCACACGTTAACGCTTCTGACGGTACACAATTAGTTGTTTCATCACCGCAAGGAACTTATTGCAGATTTGATGGTGTGCCTGATTCTAAGTCGTTGTCTTCTACATCTCCGTATTATCGATCTAGGCCTCTTGCGTGGAGAGTTCCTTGGATTATTGTTTCTTCTATGGTATTACTGCTGTACTGTATTGTTGCCGTGCCTCGATTTGGCAGACATGCAATGATAGAACGTTCAGATGACAGGCATGAGGAGGAATTAGATGAACTGGCATAAAAATCCTCATGAGGGCTCTAAGCATGGTGAAGTAAATGCAGATGTAGATATTAATCGCAAGAACAAAATAGTCAGTATTGTCTCACTTGCTATTTTTAGTGCAATAATACTTATTGCTTCTGCATGTGTTGTTGCATTATGCTTACCAATGCCTCACTTTGTAGATAATCCTAATACTCCATCTAGTGGCGTTATAAGTAGTGTTGGTTCTACTCGTTTGCAAACTATTTGTCCTATTCGATTGTCTCTTCCAGATTTGACTCAATATGGTGATAGCGAATATAACGAATCAGAAGGCGATTTACAATCTTCTGCTCGTTATGGTGCTTTTGGAGATGTGTATAGTTCTAGCTTGCGTAACATACGAGATAACAATGATCAATCTATTACGTTGAATTCAAAATCAACTGATGATGATACGTCAGCTTTTATTGCTAACAATAATGTAAATCATGACGCTCAAGTTCTAGAAGGACATTTATCACGAGTTGGATCTGGCACTGGAATATCTGCTTCCATGGTTTCATGGGCTACTAAAGGTGACGTAAAAGGTTTATCTGCAACTACCTGTTCCATGCCGTCTATGAAACAGACATTCCTAGTTCCAGAATCTGCTGATGGAATTTCTATTCGTTTAGAAGCATTTAATGCTGCTTCAAAATCTACTGTTGTTCGTGTTAAAGCTTGGTCTGCAGAACATGGCAACAATCAGTTAAATCTTTCTACAGGAAGTGCTTTTACTGTTCCTGCTCGTTCTCACGCATATTTTGATCTTGCTGCTGCTTCTCCTAAGACTTCTGGATTATACGTGCAAGTTGAAAGCGAGCAGACACCTATAGCATCATTTGTAAAAGTCGTTCATATGAGTGGCTTATCTGTAAAAGGTGTAGATATTGTTCATGAATTAAGCACTCAATCTAACACAAATATTCTTTCAGGTATTAGTGAAGGCGATCAATCTAAGTTATATGTATGGCCAAATAAAGATGGTAATGTAACACTTTCATGGATGAATGATACAGGTTCTAAAGAAGTAAAGAATTTGACGTTAAAAGCACACCATTTGCAAGTTGTCGATCTTGGAAAAGTTCCAGAGCATGTTAATGCTTTGAGCGTAAGTGGAGATGTTCCTACTCAAGTAATGATGTCTATTACTAAAGATGGCAAAGATAATCAGTCAGATGTAGCTTTTATTACACCATCTAACGTGCAAGGTAGTGGCGCAATTGTTTCACCTGTTTCTGCTAATGAAACAGCTCTATACCTTTCTTCTTCAAGCGATAAAGATACTTCTGTGCGTTTGCAAGGATTTGATTTAAATGGTGTATTAGCTGCTACAAAAAACGTAACGATTCCTGCGAATGCATCTTTAAGAATTCCTGTTTCAGACATTTCGCACGATGTAGTTATGTTTATTGCGAAATCGCATAGCAAAGTTTCTTTGTCTGCCCGTATTCATAAAGATGAAATCGATAAGGCTGGTATAGCAGGTATTTCTTGGCTTTCTGCGCAATCTTTGGAGCCGCAAGAAATGAAGGTATACGTTAAAACTGACAATCATATTGTGCAATAATACGAATAAAAATATTGCTATAAGCGACTATAAATTAATTAAAATACTTGATAATTTTAATTAATTTAAAAATTGTTTACAGACCCCAATCTGGATCAATTTCTTCTGGTCTGCGACCGTATAGTTCTGCTAAGCGTTGCACAAGCTCATCTCTGATAGCATATTGAAGTTCACTTCTGCTGCTTACATGAGTGCATAGCGGAAGCCTATACAATACAATTCTAGATTGCATACCACGGCTAGCTGGAAACGCTTGTGAAAGTATTCTGCGGTTTTGTTCCCATAACAGTGGTTGTGAAGGTGGCACATCTTCTACTGCAAATTGAACGTCTTTAGTTAATGCTCTCCAAGCACTGTTAAGACGTCTAATTTGAGCCGCTACCATAGCATCGAACATTCCGCTAGCGGTTCTATATTGTGGCAGGCGAGTACCAAATATTGGTGCCCTAAGACCTCTACCATGCCTATTTCTATAGTGACGTTCTTCCCAAATTAGACCTGTCATGCTTCCACTTTACGAGAAGGCTAGGGCAATAATATGTAAATAATTAATATGCGGTGTGTGAAATACGCTCACACTATAGAATACTGTATATATGGTTTTAAAAGTCAGGAGGATTTGTAATGCTCAAACCAATAGTGCATGATTGGAATGAGTTTAATCTTGACTTGAGCATTGCTGAATCGTCTCTTATTGCTTTTGATTTAGATAACACACTGGCATGTTCTAAAAAACCTATGCTTAAATCGATGGCTGAATCATTAAGTAAACTGATTGATATAATTCCTGTTGCTGTAATAACAGGTGGCTGCTTAGAGTTAGTTAAGAAGCAAATTTTAGATATGCTAACTACTGGCACTAATCTTAAAAATATTCACATAATGCCCACTAATGGAACTAGTTATTATCGTGTGAATAATG includes:
- a CDS encoding DUF5719 family protein; the protein is MNWHKNPHEGSKHGEVNADVDINRKNKIVSIVSLAIFSAIILIASACVVALCLPMPHFVDNPNTPSSGVISSVGSTRLQTICPIRLSLPDLTQYGDSEYNESEGDLQSSARYGAFGDVYSSSLRNIRDNNDQSITLNSKSTDDDTSAFIANNNVNHDAQVLEGHLSRVGSGTGISASMVSWATKGDVKGLSATTCSMPSMKQTFLVPESADGISIRLEAFNAASKSTVVRVKAWSAEHGNNQLNLSTGSAFTVPARSHAYFDLAAASPKTSGLYVQVESEQTPIASFVKVVHMSGLSVKGVDIVHELSTQSNTNILSGISEGDQSKLYVWPNKDGNVTLSWMNDTGSKEVKNLTLKAHHLQVVDLGKVPEHVNALSVSGDVPTQVMMSITKDGKDNQSDVAFITPSNVQGSGAIVSPVSANETALYLSSSSDKDTSVRLQGFDLNGVLAATKNVTIPANASLRIPVSDISHDVVMFIAKSHSKVSLSARIHKDEIDKAGIAGISWLSAQSLEPQEMKVYVKTDNHIVQ
- a CDS encoding metallopeptidase family protein; protein product: MTGLIWEERHYRNRHGRGLRAPIFGTRLPQYRTASGMFDAMVAAQIRRLNSAWRALTKDVQFAVEDVPPSQPLLWEQNRRILSQAFPASRGMQSRIVLYRLPLCTHVSSRSELQYAIRDELVQRLAELYGRRPEEIDPDWGL